One region of Aeromicrobium sp. Sec7.5 genomic DNA includes:
- the fmt gene encoding methionyl-tRNA formyltransferase, whose protein sequence is MRIVFAGTPETALPSLRALIASRHEVAAVVTRPDARAGRGRTLVDSPVAQLATEHGIEVLKPAKPSDPEFLGRLREIAPDCCPIVAYGALIRREALDVPQYGWVNLHFSVLPSWRGAAPVQRSIMAGDEVTGASVFSLTEGLDEGPVLGVITERIRPEDTAGTLLSRLADEGARLLVDALDHIEDGDIGVQQQDDELVSLAPKLTTDDARITWNRPAFAIDRHVRGCTPAPGAWTELGDLRVKIEPLTIAEESTLAPGQVQFGKREVRVGTATTDVVLGTVVPHGKKPMAAADWGRGLADPPGSFSGPVPA, encoded by the coding sequence ATGAGAATCGTCTTCGCCGGAACCCCCGAGACCGCCCTGCCCTCGTTGCGCGCGCTGATCGCGAGCCGGCACGAGGTCGCCGCCGTCGTGACCCGACCCGACGCCCGTGCCGGCCGCGGGCGCACCCTGGTGGACTCGCCGGTCGCACAGCTCGCCACCGAGCACGGCATCGAGGTCCTCAAGCCCGCGAAGCCCTCGGACCCGGAGTTCCTGGGCCGGTTGCGGGAGATCGCCCCGGACTGCTGCCCGATCGTCGCCTACGGCGCGCTGATCCGCCGTGAGGCCCTCGACGTCCCGCAGTACGGCTGGGTCAACCTGCACTTCTCGGTGCTGCCGTCCTGGCGTGGTGCAGCACCCGTCCAGCGCTCGATCATGGCCGGTGACGAGGTCACGGGCGCCAGCGTCTTCAGCCTCACGGAGGGCCTCGACGAGGGCCCGGTGCTCGGTGTCATCACCGAGCGCATCCGCCCGGAGGACACCGCCGGCACGCTTCTGTCGCGGCTCGCCGACGAGGGCGCCCGACTGCTCGTCGATGCCCTCGACCACATCGAGGACGGTGACATCGGCGTGCAGCAGCAGGACGACGAGCTCGTCAGCCTGGCCCCGAAGCTCACCACGGACGACGCTCGCATCACCTGGAACCGCCCGGCGTTCGCGATCGACCGCCACGTACGGGGGTGCACGCCCGCCCCTGGCGCCTGGACTGAGCTGGGCGACCTCAGGGTCAAGATCGAGCCGCTCACGATCGCCGAGGAGTCGACCCTCGCCCCGGGCCAGGTGCAGTTCGGCAAGCGCGAGGTCCGGGTGGGCACCGCCACGACCGACGTCGTGCTGGGCACCGTCGTCCCGCACGGCAAGAAGCCCATGGCCGCCGCCGACTGGGGCCGCGGCCTCGCCGACCCGCCAGGGTCCTTCTCCGGACCGGTGCCGGCATGA
- a CDS encoding DUF4287 domain-containing protein encodes MSFQAYIDAIETKTGRIPQELVDEAHARGFGPDTKAGEIVAWLADAYALGRGHAMALVHVVKNGPQIPDKHVGTAGSHSDESNVLRLDGIARR; translated from the coding sequence ATGAGCTTCCAGGCGTACATCGACGCGATCGAGACGAAGACCGGCAGGATCCCGCAGGAGCTGGTCGACGAGGCGCACGCGCGCGGGTTCGGCCCGGACACGAAGGCGGGCGAGATCGTGGCGTGGCTCGCCGACGCGTACGCACTCGGCCGGGGGCACGCCATGGCCCTGGTGCACGTGGTGAAGAACGGCCCGCAGATCCCCGACAAGCACGTCGGCACGGCCGGCAGCCACAGCGATGAGTCGAACGTGCTCCGGCTCGACGGCATCGCGCGCCGCTGA
- a CDS encoding primosome assembly protein PriA (binding of PriA to forked DNA starts the assembly of the primosome, also possesses 3'-5' helicase activity), whose amino-acid sequence MADDGQLDLGMVAEPVRKPAATPSRPLPDPAPELPVARVQVDTGLAHLDRPFDYLVPATLHEAAVPGSRVKVRFAGRRTDGFLLERVAASDHEGALAPLVKVVSPEPVLAPEIVALAHAVVDRWAGTTSDVLRLAIPPRHARTEARDRPAAPAEALPAPDPEAWPDVPGAAAFLGALRDRRPARGVRSVLPTEDPAEVVARAVLATLHAGRGAVVCVPDATDLDRWHAVFTSVLGGGRHVVLSAGQGPAARYRAFLAARRGDVPVVLGTRAAAWAPVHDLGLVAMWDDGDDLFAEPRAPYPHAREILLTRAVEHDAGVLLAGHARSAEAQALVDSGWCVDLTADDDVRRAAWVRPNVTDGSTHGSAPARLPTEVFRAVRESEGTVLVQVPRRGYRASLSCQSCREPARCRACAGPLVQLSSKATLVCRWCATPAPDWSCPSCGSARLRAPVVGQLRTAEEYAKAFPDHEIVTSGGDSVLSEVEPGRRIVLATPGAEPRVAGGYAVVVLMDTWLALGRDDVRVVEEAHRRWFNALAMAAPTGRSIAVGDPATLQALVRVDPVGLARRELEQRRDTHLPPFGRLATLEASSQVLSVLAGRPWTPHTEVLGPVAADPRDPTVERLVLRAPRSEGAALSAGLRAVSAERSAAKESPVRVQVDPLTF is encoded by the coding sequence GTGGCGGACGACGGGCAGCTCGATCTCGGGATGGTCGCCGAGCCTGTCCGCAAGCCCGCGGCCACGCCGAGTAGACCCCTGCCGGATCCCGCGCCCGAGCTGCCGGTCGCACGGGTGCAGGTCGACACCGGCCTGGCCCACCTCGACCGGCCGTTCGACTACCTCGTCCCCGCCACGCTCCACGAGGCCGCGGTGCCGGGCAGCCGCGTCAAGGTCCGCTTCGCCGGCCGCCGGACCGACGGCTTCCTGCTCGAGCGGGTGGCCGCGAGCGATCACGAGGGAGCGCTGGCGCCCCTGGTCAAGGTCGTGTCGCCCGAACCCGTGCTGGCACCGGAGATCGTGGCGCTGGCGCACGCGGTCGTCGACCGGTGGGCCGGCACCACGAGCGACGTCCTCCGGCTGGCGATTCCACCCCGGCACGCGCGCACGGAGGCGCGCGACCGGCCCGCCGCGCCGGCCGAAGCTCTCCCCGCGCCGGACCCCGAGGCCTGGCCCGACGTCCCGGGCGCGGCAGCGTTCCTCGGTGCGCTCCGCGACCGTCGTCCGGCCCGCGGGGTCCGGTCGGTGCTGCCGACGGAGGACCCGGCCGAGGTCGTCGCCCGTGCCGTCCTGGCGACGCTCCACGCCGGCCGGGGGGCCGTCGTGTGCGTGCCGGACGCCACTGACCTCGACCGCTGGCACGCCGTGTTCACGTCCGTCCTCGGCGGTGGCCGGCATGTGGTCCTCTCAGCGGGGCAGGGACCGGCCGCGCGGTACCGGGCGTTCCTCGCGGCCCGTCGGGGCGACGTCCCCGTGGTGCTGGGCACCCGGGCCGCGGCGTGGGCGCCGGTCCACGACCTCGGGCTGGTGGCGATGTGGGACGACGGCGACGACCTCTTCGCCGAGCCACGCGCCCCCTATCCGCACGCGCGGGAGATCCTGCTGACCCGGGCGGTCGAGCACGACGCCGGGGTCCTGCTGGCCGGCCACGCCCGCAGCGCCGAGGCCCAGGCGCTCGTCGACTCGGGGTGGTGCGTCGACCTGACGGCCGACGACGACGTGCGCCGCGCCGCCTGGGTCCGCCCGAACGTCACCGACGGCTCGACCCACGGATCGGCGCCGGCGCGCCTGCCGACCGAGGTTTTCCGTGCGGTCCGCGAGTCCGAGGGCACCGTGCTCGTTCAGGTGCCGCGACGCGGCTACCGGGCGTCGTTGTCGTGCCAGTCCTGCCGTGAACCGGCCCGCTGCCGGGCGTGCGCGGGTCCGCTGGTGCAGCTCTCCTCGAAGGCCACGCTCGTGTGCCGGTGGTGCGCGACCCCCGCTCCCGACTGGTCCTGCCCGAGCTGCGGCTCGGCCCGGTTGCGCGCACCCGTGGTCGGACAGCTCCGCACGGCGGAGGAGTACGCCAAGGCGTTCCCGGATCACGAGATCGTGACCTCCGGTGGCGACTCCGTGCTGAGCGAGGTTGAACCGGGCCGGCGCATCGTGCTCGCCACGCCGGGCGCCGAGCCGCGGGTCGCCGGCGGCTACGCGGTCGTCGTGCTGATGGACACGTGGCTCGCCCTGGGGCGCGACGACGTCCGCGTCGTCGAGGAGGCGCACCGGCGCTGGTTCAACGCGCTGGCGATGGCGGCTCCGACCGGCCGGTCGATCGCGGTCGGTGACCCGGCGACCCTCCAGGCTCTCGTGCGCGTGGATCCGGTCGGCCTCGCCCGGCGCGAGCTCGAGCAGCGCCGCGACACGCACCTGCCGCCGTTCGGTCGCCTGGCCACGCTCGAGGCCTCGTCGCAGGTCCTGAGCGTCCTGGCCGGCCGGCCGTGGACCCCGCACACGGAGGTGCTGGGACCCGTCGCGGCCGACCCGCGCGACCCGACCGTCGAACGCCTGGTGCTCCGGGCCCCCCGGTCCGAGGGTGCAGCCCTGTCAGCAGGGCTCCGTGCCGTCTCGGCCGAGCGCAGTGCCGCCAAGGAGTCGCCGGTGCGCGTGCAGGTCGATCCCCTGACGTTCTGA
- the metK gene encoding methionine adenosyltransferase has product MVSRLFTSESVTEGHPDKIADQISDSVLDALLAQDPKSRVAAETFITTGLIIVGGEVTTEAYADIARIARDRVLEIGYDSSVKGFDGETCGVQITLDAQSPDIAQGVDTAEEGRVGGATDPLDLQGAGDQGLMFGFAVDETPELMPLPITIAHRLAEQLTAVRKDGTLPYLRPDGKTQVTIEYDDNDKPVRVEAVVVSTQHEDGVDLENQLPNDIKKHVIDTVLAQYDIDSSDYTMHINPTGRFVIGGPMGDVGLTGRKIIVDTYGGYARHGGGAFSGKDPSKVDRSAAYAMRWVAKNIVASGLATKAEVQVAYAIGVSKPVGFYVDTYGTETVPVETIRTAVLEVFDLRPGAIVRDLDLLRPIYAQTAAYGHFGRAGLPWESTDRADALRKAAGV; this is encoded by the coding sequence ATTGTGAGCCGACTTTTCACGTCCGAGTCCGTGACCGAGGGTCACCCGGACAAGATCGCCGACCAGATCAGCGACAGCGTCCTCGACGCCCTTCTGGCCCAGGATCCCAAGAGCCGTGTCGCGGCCGAGACCTTCATCACGACGGGCCTGATCATCGTCGGTGGCGAGGTCACGACCGAGGCCTACGCCGACATCGCACGCATCGCCCGTGACCGCGTGCTCGAGATCGGCTACGACTCATCCGTCAAGGGCTTCGACGGCGAGACCTGCGGCGTGCAGATCACGCTGGACGCGCAGTCGCCCGACATCGCGCAGGGCGTCGACACCGCCGAGGAGGGTCGCGTCGGTGGCGCGACCGATCCGCTCGACCTGCAGGGTGCCGGCGACCAGGGCCTGATGTTCGGCTTCGCGGTCGACGAGACCCCCGAGCTCATGCCGCTGCCGATCACGATCGCGCATCGTCTGGCCGAGCAGCTCACCGCGGTGCGCAAGGACGGCACGCTGCCGTACCTGCGTCCTGACGGCAAGACCCAGGTCACCATCGAGTACGACGACAACGACAAGCCGGTCCGCGTCGAGGCCGTCGTGGTCTCGACCCAGCACGAGGACGGCGTCGACCTGGAGAACCAGCTCCCGAACGACATCAAGAAGCACGTCATCGACACGGTCCTGGCGCAGTACGACATCGACTCCAGCGACTACACGATGCACATCAACCCCACCGGGCGCTTCGTCATCGGTGGCCCGATGGGCGACGTGGGCCTGACCGGCCGCAAGATCATCGTCGACACCTACGGCGGCTACGCCCGCCACGGCGGCGGCGCGTTCTCGGGCAAGGACCCGTCGAAGGTCGACCGCTCGGCCGCCTACGCGATGCGCTGGGTCGCCAAGAACATCGTCGCCTCGGGCCTGGCCACCAAGGCCGAGGTGCAGGTCGCGTACGCGATCGGCGTGTCCAAGCCGGTCGGCTTCTACGTCGACACCTACGGCACCGAGACGGTCCCCGTCGAGACGATCCGCACCGCCGTGCTCGAGGTCTTCGACCTGCGTCCCGGCGCGATCGTCCGCGACCTCGACCTGCTGCGTCCCATCTACGCGCAGACCGCCGCGTACGGCCACTTCGGCCGCGCCGGCCTGCCGTGGGAGAGCACCGACCGCGCCGACGCGCTGCGCAAGGCCGCCGGCGTCTGA
- the coaBC gene encoding bifunctional phosphopantothenoylcysteine decarboxylase/phosphopantothenate--cysteine ligase CoaBC, with product MNERQRPSEIVLGVSGGVAAYKAALLVRLFTEAGHGVTVVPTDAALEFVGRATWEALSGRPVQTGVFENVHEVPHVRLGQNADLVVVAPATANTLARAAAGMADDLLTNTLLTARCPVLMAPAMHTEMWEHAATVANVATLRDRGVTVLDPAVGRLTGSDSGPGRLPEPEQIAAAATALLAGHPRDLSGRHVVVTAGGTREYLDPVRYLGNRSSGLQGVALAEAAVARGARVTLVAANVAVPTPAGVELVEVVSTEDLRRATLEHAAQADAVVMAAAPADFRPVSFADAKIKKRADGQAPTIELVENPDVLVEVVRQRDASTRPGVPVVVGFAAETGDANGTVLDHARAKLARKGCELLVVNDVSEGKVFGRTDSEAVILTAGGEAHEVPLGQKSALSHEIWRHVADLLA from the coding sequence ATGAACGAGCGCCAGCGACCCAGCGAGATCGTCCTCGGAGTCAGCGGGGGAGTCGCGGCCTACAAGGCCGCGCTCCTGGTCCGGCTGTTCACCGAGGCCGGGCACGGCGTCACGGTCGTCCCCACTGACGCTGCCCTCGAGTTCGTCGGCCGCGCCACGTGGGAGGCCCTGTCGGGTCGCCCGGTGCAGACCGGGGTCTTCGAGAACGTGCACGAGGTGCCGCACGTCCGGCTCGGGCAGAACGCCGACCTGGTCGTCGTGGCCCCCGCCACGGCCAACACGCTCGCGCGCGCCGCGGCGGGCATGGCCGACGACCTGCTCACCAACACGCTCCTGACCGCGCGGTGTCCCGTGCTGATGGCCCCGGCGATGCACACCGAGATGTGGGAGCACGCCGCGACGGTGGCCAATGTCGCCACGCTGCGCGACCGGGGCGTCACCGTCCTCGACCCCGCGGTCGGTCGTCTGACCGGCTCCGACTCCGGCCCCGGTCGCCTTCCCGAGCCGGAGCAGATCGCTGCCGCGGCCACGGCGCTGCTCGCGGGCCATCCCCGCGACCTGAGCGGACGCCACGTGGTCGTCACGGCCGGTGGCACCCGCGAGTACCTCGACCCCGTGCGGTACCTGGGCAACCGGTCCTCGGGCCTGCAGGGCGTCGCGCTCGCCGAGGCCGCGGTCGCGCGCGGCGCCCGCGTCACGCTCGTGGCCGCCAACGTCGCGGTCCCGACCCCCGCAGGCGTCGAGCTCGTCGAGGTCGTCTCGACCGAGGACCTGCGGCGGGCCACGCTCGAGCACGCGGCGCAGGCCGACGCCGTCGTCATGGCGGCGGCCCCCGCCGACTTCCGGCCCGTGTCCTTCGCCGACGCCAAGATCAAGAAGCGGGCGGACGGCCAGGCGCCCACGATCGAGCTCGTCGAGAACCCGGACGTGCTCGTCGAGGTCGTGCGCCAGCGAGACGCGTCGACGCGCCCCGGCGTCCCGGTCGTCGTCGGCTTCGCGGCCGAGACCGGCGACGCCAACGGCACCGTGCTCGACCACGCCAGGGCCAAGCTGGCGCGCAAGGGCTGCGAGCTGCTCGTGGTCAACGACGTCAGCGAGGGCAAGGTCTTCGGACGCACCGACAGCGAGGCCGTCATCCTGACGGCCGGCGGCGAGGCGCACGAGGTCCCGCTCGGCCAGAAGTCCGCGCTGTCCCACGAGATCTGGCGGCACGTCGCGGACCTGCTGGCCTGA
- the rpoZ gene encoding DNA-directed RNA polymerase subunit omega, with translation MSTTRSVAHGITNPPIDDLLEKADSKYKLVLYSSKRARQINAYYAQLGEGLLEYVGPLVDTHVQEKPLSIAMREINAGLLTVEDIDPDAEVPAAPAAEQA, from the coding sequence GTGTCCACCACGCGTTCCGTCGCCCACGGCATCACCAACCCGCCGATCGACGACCTGCTCGAGAAGGCCGACTCCAAGTACAAGCTGGTGCTGTACAGCTCCAAGCGCGCTCGCCAGATCAACGCGTACTACGCCCAGCTCGGCGAGGGCCTGCTGGAGTACGTCGGCCCGCTCGTCGACACGCACGTGCAGGAGAAGCCGCTCTCGATCGCGATGCGCGAGATCAACGCCGGTCTGCTGACCGTCGAGGACATCGACCCCGACGCCGAGGTGCCGGCAGCCCCGGCCGCCGAGCAGGCCTGA
- the gmk gene encoding guanylate kinase → MTEAGPAGSSRLVVLAGPTAVGKGTVTSCVRRDHPDIWVSVSATTRTPRPGEVDGEHYHFLSDAEFDRLVQTGGLLEWAVVHQAARYGTPRAAVEAQLRTGGPALLEIDLQGARQVRAAMPEALLVFLAPPTFEELERRLVGRGTESPEERARRLETAREELAAEGEFDVTIVNTDVESACEELVELLRSAPAAG, encoded by the coding sequence GTGACTGAAGCCGGTCCCGCCGGCTCCTCCCGTCTCGTGGTGCTCGCCGGTCCGACGGCCGTCGGCAAGGGCACCGTCACGTCCTGCGTGCGACGCGACCACCCCGACATCTGGGTCTCGGTCTCGGCCACGACGCGGACCCCACGACCCGGTGAGGTCGACGGGGAGCACTACCACTTCCTCAGTGACGCCGAGTTCGACCGGCTGGTCCAGACCGGTGGCCTGCTGGAGTGGGCCGTCGTGCACCAGGCGGCTCGCTACGGCACGCCGCGCGCCGCGGTCGAGGCGCAGCTGCGCACCGGTGGCCCGGCGTTGCTCGAGATCGACCTGCAGGGGGCGCGCCAGGTGCGCGCTGCCATGCCGGAGGCGCTCCTGGTGTTCCTGGCCCCGCCGACGTTCGAGGAGCTCGAACGACGGCTGGTCGGCCGCGGCACCGAGTCGCCCGAGGAGCGGGCGCGCCGCCTCGAGACGGCGCGGGAGGAGCTGGCGGCCGAGGGGGAGTTCGACGTCACGATCGTCAACACCGATGTCGAGTCCGCGTGCGAAGAGTTGGTAGAGTTGCTCCGATCGGCCCCTGCCGCGGGTTGA
- the mihF gene encoding integration host factor, actinobacterial type, producing MSRASRLIATTDGSKRGKTVALPKLTAEQRQAALEKAAAARQLRAEIKHRLKTSGASIADVIAESRANEVVAKLRVVDLLQSMPGVGKVKAQEIMRRIGIADSRRLRGLGANQIQALLREFGHRD from the coding sequence GTGAGCAGGGCCAGTAGGCTCATCGCCACCACCGACGGAAGCAAGAGAGGCAAGACCGTGGCGCTCCCGAAGTTGACTGCCGAGCAGCGGCAGGCTGCGCTCGAGAAGGCAGCCGCGGCTCGCCAGCTCCGTGCCGAGATCAAGCACCGACTCAAGACGTCCGGCGCCTCGATCGCCGATGTCATCGCCGAGTCGCGGGCCAACGAGGTCGTCGCGAAGCTCCGGGTCGTCGACCTGCTGCAGTCGATGCCGGGCGTCGGCAAGGTCAAGGCGCAGGAGATCATGCGGCGCATCGGCATCGCCGACAGCCGCCGGCTCCGCGGTCTGGGAGCCAACCAGATCCAGGCGCTCCTGCGGGAGTTCGGGCACCGTGACTGA
- the pyrF gene encoding orotidine-5'-phosphate decarboxylase — MTFGSRLTAATQAYGPLCVGLDPHASVLEAWGVGDTFEGLERFAEVCVEAFAGQVGVVKPQSAFFERFGSRGVAVLEWLLQQFRHTGTLTVLDVKRGDIGSTAQAYAEAYLDDDAPMAADAVTVSPFLGFGSLDPFFAEAARNDAGVFVLALTSNPEGPEFQHAAARDGGTVAGSVLRQLAGLNAGALLSAPGGGPLGPFGAVVGATIGTTGEDLAINGPLLVPGLGAQGGTVEDLKRLFGDVWSQVVPSSSRGILNAGPDPAALRASAQQVNAQLVSS, encoded by the coding sequence ATGACCTTCGGGTCCCGCCTCACGGCGGCGACGCAGGCGTACGGCCCGTTGTGCGTCGGCCTCGACCCCCACGCCTCGGTGCTCGAGGCGTGGGGCGTCGGTGACACGTTCGAGGGGCTCGAGCGGTTCGCCGAGGTGTGCGTCGAGGCCTTCGCCGGTCAGGTCGGCGTGGTCAAGCCGCAGTCGGCGTTCTTCGAGCGCTTCGGCTCCCGCGGTGTCGCCGTCCTGGAGTGGCTGCTGCAGCAGTTCCGGCACACCGGCACCCTCACGGTGCTCGACGTGAAGCGGGGCGACATCGGCTCGACGGCCCAGGCGTACGCGGAGGCCTACCTCGACGACGACGCGCCGATGGCGGCCGATGCGGTCACGGTCAGCCCGTTCCTTGGCTTCGGGTCGCTCGATCCCTTCTTCGCCGAGGCCGCCCGCAACGACGCCGGCGTGTTCGTCCTGGCGCTGACCTCGAACCCGGAGGGCCCGGAGTTCCAGCACGCCGCGGCGCGTGACGGGGGCACCGTCGCCGGATCGGTGCTGCGTCAGCTCGCCGGCCTGAACGCCGGTGCATTGTTGTCGGCCCCGGGCGGGGGGCCGCTCGGCCCCTTCGGCGCGGTGGTGGGTGCCACGATCGGCACCACCGGCGAGGACCTCGCGATCAACGGCCCGCTGCTCGTGCCGGGCCTCGGGGCCCAGGGCGGCACCGTGGAGGACCTGAAGCGGCTGTTCGGCGACGTCTGGTCCCAGGTGGTCCCGTCCTCGTCGCGGGGCATCCTGAACGCTGGACCCGATCCGGCCGCCCTCCGCGCGTCGGCCCAGCAGGTCAACGCCCAGCTCGTATCCTCATGA